The Silene latifolia isolate original U9 population chromosome Y, ASM4854445v1, whole genome shotgun sequence sequence ATTATGTGTATCATATTATTAACATAGGGCAGTAACCCTAGTTCGAATGTAATATATATATCGCACTTAATATCAATAAACGGCAGATTTGGTTTTCGTATCTAATATACTGATAGAATATACGTAAATATTTTAGTAataagtttgttatttgttaCCTATATTAGTGTATATGGTTTCCTAGTTTGTAGCCTAGAATATCTTTGTAGTCTTGTATTTATACTGACTAATTATCAATGAGAAGATCAAGCATTATCTTCCTTTATGGTATCAGCTTCCTAGGGTAAAAAATCCTGAAACGCTTCCGCACGCAACCCTAGCAGCCGTCTCCTTCACGGCTTGCATCTCTCCTtttctcttccttcttcttctctGTCCTCACGACAACATCAATGGCACCCGACAACACCAAGTCCGGTTTCCATCCTGCTCTTGTCGTGAATAACATCAAGAACCATGTCACTGTCGAACTTGGCATGGACAACGATCAATACCCGCTTTGGGTTATTCATTTCACGAACCATGCGAAATCCAACCGCGTGCTTCACCACATTGTTGAACCGACAGGTGGCTCGAAGGCTTCTTCTACCGCGGACGAGAAGGAGCTCTGGGAAACTCTCGATGCTACGGTTTTACAATGGATTTATTACACCGTCACCACAGATCTTCTGGAAACGATTGTTGAAGCCGACACTACTGCCATGGCAACATGGAAACAGATTCAAAATATTTTCCAGGACAACAAAAACTCTAGGGCGGTGACCCTCGAACAGGAGTTTTCGCATATTGCCATGTCGGATTTCCCATCCGTCTCGGCCTATTGTCATCGCCTTAAGTCTCTTGCAGATCAGTTGAAGAATGTTGGATCTCCGGTGTCGGAGACACGGTTGGTTTTACAGATGGTATCGGGTCTCACCGATGCCTATCGCAACGTTGGTACTATCATTAGGCAGCGAGATCCTTTGCCTCCTTTCTACCAAGCTCGCTCCATGTTGACTCTAGAAGAAGCAGGTTTTTCTAAGGAGGCAGCCACCACCT is a genomic window containing:
- the LOC141629105 gene encoding uncharacterized protein LOC141629105, with amino-acid sequence MAPDNTKSGFHPALVVNNIKNHVTVELGMDNDQYPLWVIHFTNHAKSNRVLHHIVEPTGGSKASSTADEKELWETLDATVLQWIYYTVTTDLLETIVEADTTAMATWKQIQNIFQDNKNSRAVTLEQEFSHIAMSDFPSVSAYCHRLKSLADQLKNVGSPVSETRLVLQMVSGLTDAYRNVGTIIRQRDPLPPFYQARSMLTLEEAGFSKEAATTSSTALLVQNGGGVGGTSGAKSPATNANKNNRGSNGKKKNGGHKGGKGSK